A window of Candidatus Dadabacteria bacterium genomic DNA:
AAAACAACTTGATTTCAAAATCAATAACGTTATTACTTGGCGCAAGACAAACGCGATGCCGAATATGACAAAAAGAGTTTTCACGCACTCAACGGAGTTTATAGTTTGGGCGGTAAAAGGAAGAGGTTGGACATTCAATTATGAAGAAATAAAGGAAATAAATCCCGAAAAACAAAAGGACGGAAGCCCCAAACAGATGCGCGACTTTTGGGAATTGCCGCTTGTACAAGGGCGAGAAAGATTGCGGGGTGAAGATAACCGTGCTTTGCACCCTACACAAAAACCGGAAGAAATGCTTAAAAGAATCATATTAGCAAGTTCTAATGAAGGCGAAGTAGTTCTTGACCCTTTTCTTGGGAGTGGGACAACGACTTATGTGGCAAGAAAATACGGTCGTAAGTGGATTGGAATTGAGCAGAATAGTGAGTATGTAGGAATTGCTAAGAAAAGAATGAAAAAGTAATTGAAAGCACGAACTAAATTACTCGTAATTCCTTGCCGATTTGCTCAATTGTATAATTTCGATTTTTTGTTTCTGATTTGATAAACTCCCATAATTTTCTAATCAACCATAAGCTTTTTTGACAGCACTCCCGTTTTGTGATAGTAAACTGCTTTTTAATCTAACAAGAACCCCCAAGTTCCCCAAGACGAGACAATGGAATACGTACAGCATTTATCAGTAGAAAAATTCATTCTTTATCTTCTGATAATCCTTGTTTTCGCCAAGGCCTTCGGCCGGCTGGCAGAAAAAATCGGGCAGCCCTCGGTTCTCGGGGAGCTTCTGGCCGGAGTTGTTCTCAGCGCAAGCGTTCTGGCGCTTGTTCCGTCCACCGAAGGGATGGTCGGATACGACATATTTCACCTGCTTGCGGAAATAGGGGTCGTTCTTCTTCTTTTCGAAATAGGCCTTGAAACCAGACTTGCTGACCTCATAAAAGTGGGGCCGGTCTC
This region includes:
- a CDS encoding site-specific DNA-methyltransferase, whose translation is MREKIDEKSIDLIFADPPYNLSGSGLKWEGNKTGGNWYMINENWDKMTAPEYMQFTRQWISSCHRVLKDNGSIYIACSYHNISEVMIVLKQLDFKINNVITWRKTNAMPNMTKRVFTHSTEFIVWAVKGRGWTFNYEEIKEINPEKQKDGSPKQMRDFWELPLVQGRERLRGEDNRALHPTQKPEEMLKRIILASSNEGEVVLDPFLGSGTTTYVARKYGRKWIGIEQNSEYVGIAKKRMKK